The genomic region ACCTAGGTCTGAATGGTCTAAACCAAATGTAAGACAGTAACTAGTTTAGGAAGGGTTCATGAAAGAGGTGAAATATTGGGAACTGCGTGGGTGACATAAAAGGGGTAGTGAGTTCTTGAGATTTAGAGAGGTGGACGATACAGCTTGGGACAGAACTCAGGGACAGACAAAAATAGGACCCAGGTGTGCAGGGGAAGTGGCTatcaacttttccttttttctttttcccctgctTCCAAAGGTGATTATCGGGATGATCATGTCTTTTCCCTCTACTTCATGATACCCTTTTTTTTCACCACCTTGGGATTGCTCTACCATAACTGGTAAGTAGGCCTGTGGATAGTGGGACAGCTATTTGAATTTGTGGCCAGTACGGTCCTCCTGATTGTGACCCATCTCCTGACGGAGAGGCTTAACCTGTGCATCCCTGTATTGAGTGTTTTCTGGGTCTTTTTGGTAATATTCttaaatcttaaatattctctACCCAACTGTAGCCCGGGGCAGGTGCTGTGGAGTCCCCAGGAATAGATGGATTCAGGGCCTTGTTTCCTGGAGAGTTGCTGGGAGAGCTGGAATGTCCTCTGAGCCAGAACTAGGGTCAGGGCTAGCCCAGTGCGCAGGGTGTGTGATGTGAGAGAAAGGATTGCTAATGCCTCTTGCCACTGGCTCAGATCCTCTCCCCCACACAGGTACCCATCACGGGTGTTTGTGGGAGATACCTTCTGTTACTTTGCTGGCATGACCTTTGCCGTGGTGGGCATCTTGGGACACTTCAGCAAGACCATGCTACTCTTCTTCATGCCCCAGGTGTTCAACTTCGTCTActcactgcctcagctcctgcATATCATCCCCTGCCCTCGCCACCGTATACCCAGGTAGCCGCTTTGGGGCTTGAAAGGGACATCATAGCTTTTTCCCTTGGGATGCCTTAGACGTTTGCTGTGCAAAGGGAATGGGCCCGAAGAAGGGCTAACTCTTGCCTTGCAGTTAGCCCTTTATACATTACAGAGCACATTTAGTTCCACGATCTCAtttaatgttcacagcagctctgatcACACAGAAGCAAGCAGCAGAGCCAGAAATAGATCTCAGGGTGTTTGACTCCACGTTCAGTGCTCTTCCTATTAATTAACCACAGGGAGGAGAGTTCTTTGAGTAGTGGCCCAGTCACATGAAGCTGTCTTCCCCTGCAGACTCAATACCAAGACAGGCAAACTGGAGATGAGCTATTCCAAGTTCAAGACCAAGAGCCTCTCTTTCTTGGGCACCTTTATTCTAAAGGTAACAGGGTAACAAGGAGGTAAGGCTCTAGGCTGCCATTCGGAATTCAGGGAGTGGGGAACCTAGGCCTACATCACACCCAAGGGGAGTTTGGAAACATTGAGCAGATCCCCATTCCTGAAGCGTGGGTATTAGCTGAAGTTCTCTCCACTTTTGACCCCTCCAGGTAGCAGAAGGCCTCCGGCTAGTGACAGTGCGCCAGAGTGAGAATGAGGATGGTGCCTTCACGGAGTGTAACAACATGACCCTCATCAACTTCCTACTTAAAGTCTTTGGGCCCATGCATGAGAGAAACCTCACCCTGTTCCTGCTGCTGCTACAGGTGCAATGCTGTTGGTGATGTGGTTTACATCTCCTTGTCTCCCTTTCTCTGCGGTTCTTACTGTAGCTCATTTCTCCTTACAGGTCGTGGGCAGTGCCATCACCTTCTCCATTCGGTACCAGCTTGTCCGACTCTTCTATGATGTCTGAGTCTCCTGATCCACCGTCCTTTGCTTCACAGCCTCCAGATTTCCTGACTCAGGCCGACCTCTTCTAGACCAAGATTGCCTCCTGGCCCAGGCCTCTCCCACCCTTCATTCTCCTCCAGATTTTGTCCTCAGCATTTCCTTTCCCCTGTGATTATTGACATCCTGGGCCTTTTTTGCCCTCTAATGACTATTGATTGGACTTTGCCTATGGCTTTCTTCAACTTGCCACTCCCCCTCTCCGTCCCATCTTTGCAGCCTCCTAAGGTGGGATACTGTAGCTCTGATGCAATTACCTACAAATCTGACACTCAAGAAATATGTTGGGCCTGGGGATAGAACCCTGGCTGGGGATAGGGACACAGGCTCGAAGGTGACTTGACATTTGACTATAAATTAAGTATTCTGATGATTTAGCAGACTGGAGGGCCAGGTGCTCCCAGTGGTGACAATAAACTGTCGTCTTTTTCTTGTTGTTCCTGTAGGTGTATTTCCTATTAGGGCATTTTAGGGTAGACTGGGAGGGTTGGTGGAGGCATTTCCTCGGAGAGGATGCCTATCTCTCTGCCCCatcctttttctttcagtacaTCAGGCCCCTCCTAGCAAGAAGGGAACAGAAAGAACAGACCAGACAGAACATGTTGAATAAATAGGAAATCCTGCTGCTCAGGTGGCATAAAGAGCCATAAGATTGGCGTTATCTCTTCTCTGGTATGGGGTTGGACTTTCAGGGGGTCTCATTCCTTCCCTTTTTCACTCTCCCTTTgccaggcaggaggagggagtgaCCAGACCTGGGACGGGAGGAAGAGGTAGCCGTAGCGTTGAcccctttcctttaaaaatcctaGACCCGCACAGACTTCCCTGAGGCTCTTGAGGTGGCTTCAGACTCCACCCTCTTTGTCTTCCGGCCCTGGTCTGGGCTGTAGGGTTTAAATCTGGCGCGCTTCACTTGGATTGGCTACACCCGGGAGTGGTTGGCTGTTTGCTTGCTGCCGCTCCTCCTAGCCTTTTCCCCGGGCAAAAGGTTTTCAAATTCGACCAATCGGCGGGCGCGTTCCCTCAGCTGAGGCGCGTCATCGAAGGGTTAACCGCAGCCAACCGGAGGCGGGTATTGGAGAAAAGAGCCAATCAGGAGGACGCGGGGGTGCGCCCTGGGGGCTTATAAGGGCGGCCCTTGGGCGCGCGCGGCAGCAGTTGGACTGCGGCGGACGGCTGTTCCTTAGTCTTGTGAGCCGTCCTCCTCTCCGTTCCTCTACCTCGCGCAGCATGTCGGGCCGCGGCAAGACAGGCGGTAAGGCCCGCGCCAAGGCCAAGTCGCGCTCCTCGCGAGCGGGCCTCCAGTTCCCCGTGGGCCGCGTGCACCGGCTGTTGCGGAAGGGACACTACGCCGAGCGGGTGGGCGCCGGCGCGCCGGTCTATCTGGCGGCGGTGCTCGAGTACCTCACAGCCGAGATCCTGGAGCTGGCGGGCAACGCGGCCCGCGACAACAAGAAGACGCGGATCATCCCCCGCCACCTGCAGCTGGCCATCCGTAACGACGAGGAGCTCAACAAGCTGCTGGGCGGCGTGACGATCGCCCAGGGAGGTGTCCTGCCCAACATCCAGGCCGTACTGCTGCCCAAGAAGACCAGCGCCGCCGTGGGGCCGAAGGCGCCCGCGGGCGGCAAGAAGGCCACCCAGGCCTCGCAGGAGTACTGAGGGCGCccgcgccgccgccaccgccgccgcccggCCCCTCCCCTCGCCACCACAAAGGCCCTTTTAAGGGCCACCACAACGCTCACGGAAAGAGCTGGGCCACGTCGGGCTCCGGGCCGGGCGGCCGCGCACTCGCCCCCTCcgcggccccgccgccgccgccgccgtgcggcctgcccctcccccgcgCGGCTCGCTCCGGTCGTGGCTCGGCGGAGGACGGCCGTTTGAACGCCGCTCGGTGCCAGGAGCGAGCTCGTGACTCGGCCGGCCTGGCCCCCGAATGCTGATGGGCTGCGGGGAGGCCGCGGCACCTTCTAGAAGGCTGGGCCGGCCGCGCTGACGCAGGGCCGGGGCGCGTGGCGGGGAAGGTGAGTCGGTGCGGACGGCCGCCGGCGGGGCCGCGCGCGTTCCCCACCAGCCCGGTGCTCCGGACGGGACTCGGTTGCCGCCGACGGCGGCGGAGTCAGTCGGTCACTTCATTTGTCCTGGGACGCCCTTTGCTGCCGGATCCCGAGCCTTGCACGTCCGCGCTCCCTCCATCTCCACTCGCAGGCCTGTGCGCGTCCCGGAAGGCACACTTCGCGGCGTGAGCATCTCCCGCGGTGTCGGGTCCCGGCGGCGTGGGGGCTGCGGGAGTCCTGCCCCTGGACCCGCGCCCCTCCCGGCGTGTCCGCTCCGCAAGCCAAGCACCTAGATACCAGCACTAGTCCGTTAATCCCCATCTGGACTGAGCCGCCGTTGGCCTCGGAACTGGAATTTTGCAGCTAACCCATCCAAGACAGTACTTTAGGTATTGGGGAGTTTCAGATGGActaattttgtttattaaaggattgttttcttttttaaacaatgagGTGTCTCTTCATTTTGCAGACGGGTTGTAGGATCGATGACTTTGTAGATTCCTAAAggtagtgggggaggggagctatCCTGATACAAAGGCTCTACCGTTAAGTGGAGCGGCAAATCGTAGATTATAAGATTATGGTTCTTTCTTGATGTTCCCTGGGAGACAATTTACTCTGTCAGAACTACtgagacagaaacagaaagcaatGTATTCCAGGAGAACTTTGGACAGGGGTCCTACCTAGCCTCTGAGGTAAGGAGCAAAGGGTCTTGTGtttgtccttatttttctttcctgcaaccccatcaaaaacaaaaccaccttCAAATCTAGTTTATTAGTAGAGTTGGTTACATTCAAAGGCTGTGGCTTGTTAGATGTTTTTTCTTTAGAGACTAAGCCTCCACCTACTGAGGAGACAAGGCATCACCAAGGCCCCAAGTTGAGACAAGTCTCTGAGTCTCTGCCCCTGCAGTTCAATCCCCTGGGTAATCACCCCCCAGGTAGCAGTGAGAATGGGGCACTGAGGGCTGGGATGTAGGCACGGGGCACCAGCAACCCAGGCACCTGTGCCCCACAGACCAGTTAGTGGGCATCATTGAGCTGCCGTGCAACATCCAagatgttcttggctcctttgttcaGCAACAAGGTGGCCAGGCTGATGCCCAGGCTCTCAGCAGCCAGCTGGGCTCGTCGTGGAATGTTCCGGGCAGTGATGCCCACCAGCTGTGGATCATCCTCAGGGCCATCTTCATGCTGGGTAAGGGAAGGAGGGTAGGATTTGGTGAGCACGAAAGGGGAAGTAACATACAGACGTGTTTTTTACCCTCTCCGTCACCCTCCAGCCTTGGCACCTGGGCAGGGACATGGATGGTGGCCTGCATGGTCTCTTGCATGCTATCTGCGCCATTCAGACTCCAGACTCCTCCAGTCAGGTAtagctgggaaagaaaacagttgCCTCAGCATATTGTGAGAGGGAACTGCTTAGAAACCTGGGCTTTTCTTGCTGGCAGCTCAGGATGCACAGGAGAAATGCCAGagtcccttccctgccctcccacccaTCTTCCCCTGCTTACTTGCCCATCCTTCATAGCTGTATGCACCGCCACTGGCACACTGCAGCCTCCTTCCTGCAACAAGTTCCCCCTGTGAGCTCCAAGGACCCTTACCACCACCCTGTACCCAGAGTCCTCAGAGATAACAGACCCCTCTAAGGACATAACTGAAAATGAGGTAGCGGCCCAGACCTGGGTCCTGTCCATACTTTCAAGGATGAGTTACCACTAAATACAGAGCAATAATTTGAGAAATCTCCCCACTGCCCTTCCCAGCTCCCCAGGTACCCACCCCTCCACAAGAGCACAGGCCCTACCAGGTGCCTCAGGAAGGCCCGTTCAGCAATGCAGCGAAGCAAAGTCTCAGGATCATGCAACACACCCACCAGATCCAAGATGTCCTGGTCCTTGGCTCGAACTTCCACTCCCAGAGCCCCCTGATGGAAAAAGAGACTAAGATATCAGGGCCAATCTTTCCCCAACCAATGGCGCTAAGGATGGGAACCAGCCTACTTCCACCTGTTGGCCAGGTCCTTTTGGGCCAGTAGCCTCCCAAGGCTTGCCCCTCCCTGGGAATGTTCTTggttgaaaacaaaagaaagggacACATCAACACACGGCTTCCCTGGTCAAGCATACCTGACCCACAGCATACATGCACTCCTCAGGGTGCAGGATCTGTGGGGGCAGAAGAGGCAGTCagaagggtggaggtgggagtgcCTAAAAGCACACAGCAGTGAGATCGGGCTTTCCTAGCATACAGAAGGGCTGGAGAGGCAAGAGTGGGAGTTTGGCCTCTGATCCCCAGTCTTCCCAACCTGGGACTCATTTCCAGCTTGCACTGTTAGAGGTGGGTATTCaaaaagagaacacaggcagGAAGGAGATGAAGATCAAccggggagggaagaggggcaggCCCTACCTGCCCCACCCGGTTCTGCCAGCCCATGCGCTGCAGGCCAGCTGCGGCCAGGATGATGGCACTGAACTCCTGCAGCTCATCCAGCTTCCGAAGCCGTGTGTTGAGGTTTCCCCGCTGTGGAGAGGCGCTAAGGACCACAAGCTTTGGGCAGTCTGGAGCctatgctgttccctttgcctgagtCTCTCAATCTGCTAACTTCTCACCTTTGAGTTCTCAGCTTAATGACAACAGCTAACACTTACCTCatacttactacatgccagacgCTGTTCTAAAGTGCTTTAGATATGTCAATTCATTGAATTTTCACAACCCTATGACGTAGGTAAtagtattatcatctccattttacagatgagaaaaatgatagagaggttttaatttatttaataacttgcccaaggttacaagacctctgagaagccttccctgactctcaAGTCTGTGTTTAGATGTGCCAGCTAGAAGCTTCCAGAGAATTCCCTACTTTGCACACTGGAGCACTTAGCAAATACTATTTTGAAAATCAGTTTTACaaacatataacattgtaaaaatcaaaacaatatagtggaatataaaataaaaatggagttatggttaccaaaggggaaaggggatagggggagataaattaggagtttgggattagcagatgcaaactactatatataaaatagataaacaacaaggtcctattatatagcacagggaactatattcaatattttgcaataaactacaatggaagagaatatgaaaaggagtatgtatatatatgtacaaccatcacttgctatacaccagaaactaacacaacgttgtaaatcaactataataaaacaaatttttaattatttacatttaaattaaaatggaagcaccccccccaacccccctccctcGATGTAATCATTATTCAGTATCACTCTGTACTATCAATGCCTGGTTGTCTGTCTCCAGAACTAAAATGTAAACTCTGTGTAAGCACGGACAATGTTGATCTTGCTCACCATATCCCCAGTGCCAGGCACTTGCCTGGGGCTAAGAAAACATGAAAGGattatgaatgaatggatggatggatggatggatggatgaatgggagGACAGGCAGTCCACTGCATCCATGGTCCACTTCCTCTGGAAGCACCTTCCACTCTCACAACTCCCAGGGCCCTCTGGACCTGGTCTTCCTCCTTGGCTGCTGCCTCCTCCCTCCGCTAAAAGGATACAATACTCTTGAACTCCAGATGTGGGAACTTTCTCTGCAGCTGGGCCGCTCTCCGCAGGGAGCTAGTTCCCACCACGCTGCTCAGAGAGAtgatttaaaatgagatttaacTAGGCAGGCActgttcctttcctcctcctcccacccctccatcTTCTGTGCACATCCCACCAAGATGCCTATCCAGGCCCCACTCACCTCTTCTCTGGCAAGGTTTCTAGGGTCTTCCCAACAAATTTTGGATGAAAGACAACAGCATCATAGGGGCTCTCCCGCCTGGGGATGGAGGGAAAGTCATAGAGTAAGGGCGAGATCTCGGTTCAGATCACTTCCAGGCTCTCTCAGTAGCCAACTAACTGGCATTTTCTGAGTTTTCTGCCATGCTTGACACTCCTCAGGGCAGGGGAGACAGCCTAGAGGCAGAGGGCCAAGTCCCAAAGGGAAGAGTCAAGGTTAATATGACGTCTACCCCGTGCCGAGGCCCCCTGACTGGCAGGACTCTTACTTGCAGATGGCTCCAATGGTGAAGCCAGGAGGAAGCACCGTGGGCAGGTCCTTCAGGGAGTGAACAACCAGGTCCACTCTAGAGAGatggcagagagggaaggagaaggggtcTGAGCAGCACGTCCCCAGCCCTTCTCCACCCACTCCTGCCTGTACGTCACTGGCAGAGCCTAGAGCAGTTCAGGAAGCAGGCCTTTCCGAGACCTTGGGTCCTAGAGACCCGctcccctcctaccctccctttcacccccctcccccagccagtcCTGCACCCCAGGCAGCCAGATGGCTCAGAACCAGGACACTCTCCTTTTCTGAGGCCTGAAAAACTCACATATGAGCCCCTCTCTAGCCTATCCAAGCGTTTAAGCCCAACAGTCTAGCTGATACCCAGGTCTGATGTGCACTGGGGTCCTAGCAAGAGCCTGGGAGGGCGCCATGCTCCCTGCTTTCACTTACTCATTCCTCTCCAGCGCGTGTTCCAGCTCCTTGGTAAACAGGCTCTTCTCTCCAATCTGCCAGGCAAGAAAGAGCCTCAGGGTGAATCTTttgggggaaggaaagaggaggggggaAAGGGTTGGATGGAAAATGTTGTTACCTTAGAGAGAGCAGTATCAAGAATCTTGTCCCCTGTGGTGGACATAGCAACTAAGGAGAGAATCAACCAATCAGACGTTCAGTGAtcagcatttattgagcccctactgaGCTCAGCACTTGTGCTAAGATTGTTGGGCACATAAGTCCCAGTCTCTACCCTCTGGGAACGTACGATCTAGGAGGAAGACTAGAGGTAATCACAAAAAGACCCAAAGCAGATATTAAATGCCAGGCTAGCCCAGGTAGTCAGAGCTGGAGGTGTTTAGAGGAGGAAAGGGCCCTACAAACTGGGGACAGCCAAGAAGAATTCTCAGAGGCAACAGGACCAGGCTTTGGTCCAAGACAAAGCCAGAAACACTGTGTTCTCCCCTCCAGGGGTTAAAGGCTTCCCATTAGCTTCCATTCCTGTCCAGAAAACTCACTGATTTCAAACTGCAGGCCTGGGTATAAGGTTTTCAGCGTTGCCACCACACTGTCCGTCTGTATGCGGGCCAGCTGGGGGTAGAAATTCAGGTTAGTCCTGTCCTTTGGCCACTGTCCTAAGGTCAGACCCTCACAGGGTCAGGGAGATCCTGAAGGGACTGGAATTCAGAGAGGGGATTGAATGCCCACCTAGGAAGGGGAGGGGTCTGGCCTGGGAGTCCTCTGTACCCCAACTTCCCAGCCCAGGCACTATCTCTTTACAGAATGCAATCTGTCATTCTGCATGGGATTTGATACTCAGTCACCCCATTTCCTCCATCCCCGAGCTGCTGAGAACGCTCTGGGCCCCCCAACTTATAATACTGTGAACACAGAAGTCTTCTGACAAACCTCCTCCACCCCGGTACTTGCACTCACCTGGCTCTTGCGGGTACCCACGCGAATCACTCTcatctttgagctgttttcttCCTGCAGAAAAAGTCCCCAGGTCACAGTCCCTGCTGCTCTTTGTGTTCCTCAACACCTTGTCCAAGAACCAGAATCACCGGCTTGGAAGAAAGGAACCTCAGCCCCTGGCCTGTGGCCAGCTGAGCCTCGGAGTGGGGAAACACTCCCCTGCTCAAGACTGGTCCCTTTACCTTCCCCAATACCTTCTGCCTCCTCAGGGATCCAGAGAAGCAGAGACCAGACAGAAGTAACAGTAGGACCTGCTGTTGCTGTAATGACCAGGACACTAAGCCCTGAAGCCCATCCAAGCTAAGGCAGCAGGAATGCTGCACTCAGCCAGGTGGGTAGAGAGATAAGGTCTATCAGTCTGGCCCCAGGGAGGGTGGGGCCTGCAGCCGGCAGGGGCAGGACAGCTGGGGCCACACAGGGGAACGTGAGCTGAGTCACTGAGGACAAGTTCAGCATCCACAACAGAGCGGCACTTGAGAAAGCTTCAGTGCCACCTAGATGCCATAAGAGCTACCCCACAGCTGCCGCACTGTGGATCCTGTAATCTGGACGGAATGCATACGTAAAGGACTGGGGTCGACAGATCTGACGTATAGTCCTGCTCAGCCTCTTGGCTGGGCGACCTTGAACACATCATCTTATTTGTTCATCTATAAACCTGTttgttcatctataaaatgaagaagttTGCACTCAAGTATCTTCTGCTTTTGATATTCTGTAAGACTAAGAGGGTGAGCTGTCTAATGTCCATTCACCTAGAATGCAGCCTCTGGTTTCACCACGAAGGAAATATTAGGATGTCAGAGACCAAGCCAAGAACTCAAAGGGACATGCCTCTTCCTCTTGCCAGGGCACCTTGGACAAAGGTATTCAGTGCCAAGCAGGCAGAACTGGGTTCTCCAGTCTGAGGTCCTATTTATTCCCAGATCAGACAGTGGCCACTACAGATACTATCAACTTCCCCTGTTCTGGGATCTTCATCCTACAGAGTTCTTCTGCAGTCAGGTATCTGGGGCCTCTGTTGctggaggaggtgacagctgGCTGCTCTTGGACTCTAGTCTACTCCATGGCTATCACTTCTCCAATAAATAAACCCTGGGGGACCCTAAGCAAATTAGGTTAGGTTTGAAATGCTAAACATGGCAACTAAAATTCTGGGCCACAGGGAGCCCACAGAAAGGAATCTAAGGTCCCAGAAACTGCTATGTTCAAACAATCCcttaatttcattgattctgCACAGCATATTCAAGTCAAATTGTTCCAGTAAAAAATTCCTTATTGAGCATATATATCCTAGAGCTATtgcttttaatcttcataacaacctaTCAGGTAGACAGGGCAGGCATCTCTGGAACTATGTTACAGTAGCAAAGTCTGGCTCTGAGGagcaaagtgacttgcccagggccacagggTTAATCATGGGTAGAGAGCTGGAATCCAGATCTTCTTACTCCTAGCCCAGCACTCAGGAATGTCAGCAATGGCAGAGAATCCCACTCCTTACCAGCACATAGGTCAGGGAGAGATAGGCAGCTGCCCCACTCCTTTCTTATCTCAGGCTGACGTTGGCCTcatgggctctgcagtttgcaTCTGCACAAGCCCAGAGCTGGGACCCCAGGCTAGGAATAGGAAGGCCCAAGGGCGTCCCCCGTCCATGGTAGTAACCCAATGATGTGTCTCAGTTGGGGACTTTTGAGTGTAGGCTGGGGCTGGGtgtccattaaaaagaaaaaaaggggagaaggtGCACTTCCAAGACGTTTGTGTGCAGTTCGGAGACTTCGAGGTACACCCTCCTCTCTGGATCCAAAATGGAACGCTTCCCCAAAGTGGCCGAATCTCGACTCGGACCTGTCTCGTGTGAAGGGATCCCGGGGAACAGCACCCTGTCTCGCGCAGACGAATTCTCCTGTGTTGGGTCACTACATCTAGAGCCGTGGAAGCCATGCCTCATGGAACCCCATCCAGATCCCCGCAGGAACAGGGTTGCGTTCTAGACAATCCATCTGCTCTTAAGTCCGCCCCCACCGCTCACTGATTTCTCCTAAGGGCAACCCAGCTACTGGCCCTTTAAAAACTATtcgaaccaaaaaaaaaaaaaaaaagacggctAATCGTCCCGACCAATTGACGACGAAGAGTGGCAACTTGGGGCCAATCGTGGCACTGCTAGTGCAGAAGACCGAAGTTGCGAAGGTCACCGGCTCAGGACTCACCGCCGTTGCGGCCGCGTCGCCGTTACCAGACATGGCTGTGCGCGGGAAGTAGGCCGGGGGCTGCTGCCAATGTCCTCCGGAGTCGGGCAAGCAGAAGGCCCCGGCCGGCCGGGCACTGGGCGCACGCGGAGCTCGCGATCCTCCGGCAACCACACACTCCCGGCTCGGCTAAGGGCCTGCGTCACTTCCGGCCCCGCCCCAGAGGGCTGGACCGCCCCTGGGCGGGAATTAGAACGATTGCGACAGAGAAGACCTTACCTTGGGTTACCGCCCCTACTCCCCCAGGCTGGCCCCGGTCTTCCCCGTTTGAGACCCAGGCCCACCAGctgttcatttttacttttaccTAGCCAGGAATACCGATGGTCAGTGGCCAAGATATGCTTCCCGGATTTATCCACAAAGTAAGTTCTTTGCAGTCCCTCCTACCGCCACCCAAGGGAACGTCAATAAACCAAAAGTAGGCGTGCCGAGAGGAAAAGGATATTAACCCTACAACGCGGCGTCGGAAGTTAAAGGCTACTTGAGCAACTTACCATGCCCCCAGGCTGCATTCAACGTCTACAAATGAAAGAGGCCTGCTTCTGAAAGCTAGTCACCCAGAATTCCACAGCTTTAtctccttagctgtggcacaaGCAATTAGTGCAGCTTATGTGGTGCTTCTTCTGCTACAACCCTGAAGTAGGCAACTAAAGACAAATAACTGAAATGGGAGTGCCAACACATTAGTGTTAGTGGGAAAACGGCTTGTGAGTAAAAGTGCTTTACCCATTAACAGTACTAATAACCACGTATTAACCACTTCCAAAAAACTGGACACCTGTCATCCATACCAGCCCGAGGGCTACAAGATTCCAGACTTGACTTAACTCTGTGTGTTTCAAAAGCACCTGGTATTCGCCAGAGATGTTTTGCAACTGAGCTTTAAGAGATATGCAGTGGTCAACAGCCCCGAACCAGCTCTGACTTGACCACAGGACCTGGTGGTGTCCTAAAGCTACCTTTGCTTCATTACCATGCCAAGATCCCCGCCCAAGGGGGATATTTGTACTCTGCTAGGCGCAATTCCTGCCGTGTGGAAGACTGTGAtgccccagctccccaccccccgAAATCTCTGCCCCTTTCCTAGAGCCCTGATGACATGTCTGCCTCCTATCCCTTAAATTCTCTTACTGCCCTCCcttgggggagaaggtgtctttAGAGCATGTGCTCTCCCTTCTCCATTCCTTGATCAATTAATAGTTTCTGCTCTGCTATACCGAACATGGTTTTGTTTGACTGGAATTTGCAACTCCAGGCAAAGGACCCACTGAGGGGGTCACTGACCTCTTGGGGACCAGTAACACATCCATTGATTGGCTCCTCTGACTTTCATAACAGCTGTACTAGAAAGATGTTGTAATTCCTCATGTACagacgaagaaactgaggttcagagaaggttCAGAGTTGCCCTAAGTGAAACTAAGGCTCAAGCTCAGGGCAGCTGATCCAAAGTCTGTATTCTTAGCTGCTACCAATGTAGTGTACTCTATCTGCCTCTTCTAAATACTACCTAAACCACAATGTCTAAGTTACTTCTTTTAATTAAACAACCCCATAGGAGCAATTTTCCAACGGGCAGTGTAACCCCAATTACACG from Eubalaena glacialis isolate mEubGla1 chromosome 10, mEubGla1.1.hap2.+ XY, whole genome shotgun sequence harbors:
- the LOC133099016 gene encoding histone H2AX, which produces MSGRGKTGGKARAKAKSRSSRAGLQFPVGRVHRLLRKGHYAERVGAGAPVYLAAVLEYLTAEILELAGNAARDNKKTRIIPRHLQLAIRNDEELNKLLGGVTIAQGGVLPNIQAVLLPKKTSAAVGPKAPAGGKKATQASQEY
- the HMBS gene encoding porphobilinogen deaminase isoform X2, which codes for MRVIRVGTRKSQLARIQTDSVVATLKTLYPGLQFEIIAMSTTGDKILDTALSKIGEKSLFTKELEHALERNEVDLVVHSLKDLPTVLPPGFTIGAICKRESPYDAVVFHPKFVGKTLETLPEKSVVGTSSLRRAAQLQRKFPHLEFKSIRGNLNTRLRKLDELQEFSAIILAAAGLQRMGWQNRVGQILHPEECMYAVGQGALGVEVRAKDQDILDLVGVLHDPETLLRCIAERAFLRHLEGGCSVPVAVHTAMKDGQLYLTGGVWSLNGADSMQETMQATIHVPAQHEDGPEDDPQLVGITARNIPRRAQLAAESLGISLATLLLNKGAKNILDVARQLNDAH
- the HMBS gene encoding porphobilinogen deaminase isoform X1, yielding MSGNGDAAATAEENSSKMRVIRVGTRKSQLARIQTDSVVATLKTLYPGLQFEIIAMSTTGDKILDTALSKIGEKSLFTKELEHALERNEVDLVVHSLKDLPTVLPPGFTIGAICKRESPYDAVVFHPKFVGKTLETLPEKSVVGTSSLRRAAQLQRKFPHLEFKSIRGNLNTRLRKLDELQEFSAIILAAAGLQRMGWQNRVGQILHPEECMYAVGQGALGVEVRAKDQDILDLVGVLHDPETLLRCIAERAFLRHLEGGCSVPVAVHTAMKDGQLYLTGGVWSLNGADSMQETMQATIHVPAQHEDGPEDDPQLVGITARNIPRRAQLAAESLGISLATLLLNKGAKNILDVARQLNDAH